In the Hermetia illucens chromosome 1, iHerIll2.2.curated.20191125, whole genome shotgun sequence genome, CATCGAATCCTTCGTCATGATCCTCATCAAAGAATTTCTTATCCTTCTTGTACTCGTCcagtttgtgaatttcatgaTGGCCTTTGGTCGAGTGACCTTTCTTAAATGAGCCCTTTTCCTCATATTCGTGGCCCTTTTCGCCTTTTTTGCCCTTTTTGTGTTCGTGAAAGTGGCCAGCTTCGTCGTGGTGCTTCTTTTCATGGCCGCTTTCTTCATAGTGATCGCCTTTCTTGCCTTCTTTGTCGTGATGTCCCTTTTCGCCTTTGTCGTGGTGATGTTCGTGCTTGTAGCCCTTCTCTCCTTTTTCGCCCTTCTTGGAATGCTCCTCCGAATGATGTTCCTCCCCGTCACCTTTTTTCCATTCATCCTCCTCATGTTTTTCAGAGGCTAACGCCTGCAAATCCTCAAAATGGGGATGAGCACTTGTTGATATTATCATTGCACATAGCCACAAGCCTGATAAGAGAATCCAAagtgattttgattttgatgtCGCCGTCATGGTCATCGTCGCCGCCGATAACGACATTCAGAAGGCTTGAAATGTTGTTGCCTGACCGGAACTGGACAGTTTGATTGTTTGCTGCCGGTTATCTCAGTTTATGTCTACGAGCAATATCTGCTCCCAGCAATCGGACAGTTTGGATTGATAGTTGAGTCTGGACTGATTCCGAAAGTGAAAAGTTTGTGGTCATTTATAGATTGATTTCCATGTTGCCGGACGACTCTGAGCCAATGAAGAGAATGGGTTGCGGTCAAGAGGCTGCAATAGTTCAGTAAACAGATTGAACAGTAACTAGTTTGCGGTTTTCCTAAGCAAGAATAGGATTGCAAAGCGGTCAAATACCATTAGATTGCAATCAATGGTTTCCTAGTAATTCCGAATTAAAAGTAACAATGTTGCATCTAATATTTCCCTAGAATTTAGGATTTATTTCATTACTTCGCCGTGCTAAGTACTCACCCCTTTCAGCACGTGAAAGTTTCCGAAACTTACGACCAGTTCACCCGAAACCTTTTAAATTATTAAACACAATTCCATTACGCACTCACATAACACCATCCATTCCAAACTCCGGCACTTT is a window encoding:
- the LOC119646318 gene encoding sarcoplasmic reticulum histidine-rich calcium-binding protein, producing the protein MSLSAATMTMTATSKSKSLWILLSGLWLCAMIISTSAHPHFEDLQALASEKHEEDEWKKGDGEEHHSEEHSKKGEKGEKGYKHEHHHDKGEKGHHDKEGKKGDHYEESGHEKKHHDEAGHFHEHKKGKKGEKGHEYEEKGSFKKGHSTKGHHEIHKLDEYKKDKKFFDEDHDEGFDEKYGDYHDEHKHKKGGHHKSGSHKSGHHHDGFGKKGHEKKGGHHSEHGGHKDEKGHEEHYGHKEEYEKKDGDEEHKKWGHKKGHYW